From Drosophila santomea strain STO CAGO 1482 chromosome 2R, Prin_Dsan_1.1, whole genome shotgun sequence:
TTTTGTGTCCTTGTTCCAATTATAGTGTCGATTCAAGTTACGTATTTTTGTGGATTGCTTCTAAACATCAGTTCTAAAACTCAGGGAGCTCCTTCTGTGCTTCGAGCTGGTCGGTAACAAGTCCTCAACAAATGTGAAGTATACATTCGTGGCAAACTGCGGTTTGCCATCGAACAACCAGTCTATCAAAAGTAAATAGTCTCCTGATGGCAGTGGAAAAGGAACTTCGACGTGGTGAAAATCGCTCAGCATCTGCAGGCCCTGAAaggccaaaaataatatattagaTGAATTGATTCACCCCCGTAAATGAAATATTCTTGGCGGGCTCACCTCATAAGGACACGTGTGGTTGATGGTGGACACATTCTTAATCATATTCCAGACGATCTTGGCCACCGGGTGATTACGCCTTCGCATGAATTCGCAGGCGTCGATCGTGAAGTCAATCAAAAAGGGCTTATACCCATTGGCCCTCTTCATCATCTTCGCATGCACTGATATATTATTTGCTGGCTCTATGAACGTGGCATTTATATTCAAGCTAGTCTTGGTTCGGGAATAGGCCTTCAGGCGGCAGTaatgcaccaccacccacgATTGGTTGTAGGACTTGCACACTGCATTTGTCATTTTGAAGAAGTGCGCCTCCTGGTGgaatttttggctttaattgaaattcgaTTAGGTCTATAATCCGATTTCTTACTCCGCAGCCCAGATAAGCAACTAAAAGCGAAACTGCAAAAATGAACACCTTTTGATGCATGGCTCTTGGTCGACTATCGTGTATAACTGACTTAATGCGGCTCTTTATTTCGAAAATGAGTTTCGGTTTTGAACAAATTGAATTGGTAACGAGTGCGTTTATTATATATCATTAAATATCGATTTAAAACCGTTGATAGATATTTTAATAGCACCAAATTCAACCAGCCAATACGCTTTTAAAGACTATTACCGATCGAAACCTCTTGACATTCCCGACAGTCAATGTTCCTCTGCAATTGTGAAATATACGTTCGTGGCAAACTGCGGCCTCAAATCGAATAGGAACTTGTGAGGAGTCTTtaaactccccacaaatccgggtaCAGAGGAGCGGCATAGCAACAGCAGACGGCAAAGAAGCAAAGAAAGTAATAATTATGTACTATATGTTCATCAAACAACATGATGCAAGTTGCACAAGACCTAGATAGGCAAGGAAAACACTCCTTCTCAAAGGACCTACATTTAATACCCGTTTAAAACCAATGTTCTCGGGAACTGAGTTGTGATTTTTTCTTCGGTATTGCAATTGTAGTGTCGATTCAAGTTCCGAATTCTTGTGGATAGCTTTTAAACATCAGTTCTGAAAGTCAGGAAGCTCCTTCTGTGCTTCGAGCTGGTCGGTAACAAGTCCTCAACAAATGTGAAGTATACATTCGTGGCAAACTGCGGTTTGCCATTAAACAACCATTCTATCAAAAGTAAATAGTCTCCAGATGGCAGTGGAATAGGAAGTTCGATAGGGTTGAAATCGCTCAGCATCTGCAGGCCCTGAAaggccaaaaataatatagtaGATGAATTGATCCACCCCGTACATGAAATATTCTTGGCGGGCTCACCTCATAAGGACACGTGTGGTTGACAG
This genomic window contains:
- the LOC120444947 gene encoding uncharacterized protein LOC120444947; this translates as MHQKVFIFAVSLLVAYLGCGEAHFFKMTNAVCKSYNQSWVVVHYCRLKAYSRTKTSLNINATFIEPANNISVHAKMMKRANGYKPFLIDFTIDACEFMRRRNHPVAKIVWNMIKNVSTINHTCPYEGLQMLSDFHHVEVPFPLPSGDYLLLIDWLFDGKPQFATNVYFTFVEDLLPTSSKHRRSSLSFRTDV